The following proteins come from a genomic window of Ictalurus furcatus strain D&B chromosome 26, Billie_1.0, whole genome shotgun sequence:
- the zgc:64002 gene encoding nicotinamide N-methyltransferase codes for MAESSHFTEADYYQARFDSRAYMNNFYCRPEGHSDEKNYLTFVLGCLSRTFSTGQYKGRSLIEVGSGPTIHTVISACEHFDELVLSDFVDKNREEIRKWIQNEEGCFDWKPIIEYVCEMDSKSSSDVEVKLRQRVKQVLKCNVLSENIFYPESIEPAECVITSLCLEAACKDLQSYRDALCSVAKLLRPGGALVMVGVLGETFYCVDQIRFSCLKISKANVEDILRKLDFTVQEFNIFPAQDRENNKVSDFEAFFFLVALKSTKTI; via the exons ATGGCAGAGAGCTCTCATTTCACCGAGGCGGATTACTATCAGGCGCGTTTTGACTCCAGAGCCTACATGAATAATTTTTACTGTCGTCCAGAAGGACACTCAGACGAGAAGAATTATCTTACTTTCGTGTTAGGATGCCTAAGCAGGACTTTTTCGACTG GCCAGTACAAAGGGCGGAGTCTGATTGAAGTGGGAAGCGGACCGACGATTCACACCGTAATCAGCGCGTGCGAGCACTTCGACGAGCTCGTGCTGTCTGATTTTGTAGACAAGAATCgcgaagaaatcaggaaatggATACAGAATGAGGAAGGGTGCTTTGACTGGAAGCCCATCattgaatatgtgtgtgaaatGGATAGTAAAAG CTCCTCGGATGTGGAAGTGAAACTGAGACAGCGGGTGAAACAAGTGCTGAAATGTAACGTCCTctcagaaaatattttctatccGGAGAGCATTGAACCAGCAGAGTGTGTGATAACATCCCTATGTCTTGAGGCAGCGTGTAAAGACCTACAATCGTACAGAGATGCGTTGTGTAGCGTGGCAAAGCTGCTTCGTCCAGGTGGAGCTCTGGTGATGGTTGGGGTCTTAGGAGAGACGTTCTACTGTGTTGATCAAATCCGTTTCTCCTGCCTCAAAATAAGCAAAGCAAATGTTGAAGATATTCTCAGAAAGCTAGACTTCACTGTGCAGGAATTTAACATTTTTCCAGCACAAGATCGGGAGAACAACAAAGTTTCAGATTTtgaagcttttttctttcttgtcgCTCTGAAGTCTACCAAGACAATTTAG
- the gk gene encoding glycerol kinase isoform X3, with amino-acid sequence MNGTMAASSNRIMLGPLVAAIDQGTSSTRFLVFNAKTAELLSHHQVEIQQSFPREGWVEEDPKEILQSVYECMDRTCEKLTQLNIDISNIKAIGVTNQRETTLVWDKETGEPLYNAVVWLDLRTQSTVERLINNTPGRNKNHLKHKTGLPISTYFSAVKLRWLMDNVEEVHKAVLSHTAMFGTIDSWLIWCLTGGKKGGVHVTDVTNASRTMLFNIHTMDWDPDLCNYFGIPMEILPKVRSSSEIYGLMKSGPLTGVPISGCLGDQSAALVGQMCFQDGQAKNTYGTGCFLLRNTGTKPVMSDHGLLTTVAYKLGRDKPACYALEGSVAIAGAVVRWLKDNLGIIQSSTELEKLAADVGTSYGCYFVPAFSGLYAPYWEPSARGIICGLTQFTNRSHLAFAALEAVCFQTREILDAMNKDSGIPLTQLQVDGGMTSNRLLMQLQADILCIPVVKPSMPETTALGAAMAAGAAEGVSVWSLNPEDLTEVTSEKFEPQINPEESEFRYARWKKAVQRAMNWETTEPICNGNGYK; translated from the exons ATGAATGGTACGATGGCTGCCTCGTCTAATAGGATCATGCTCGGGCCTCTTGTAGCCGCAATCGACCAGGGCACGAGCTCCACTCGGTTCTTG GTGTTTAATGCTAAAACTGCGGAGCTGCTTAGTCACCATCAAGTCGAGATCCAGCAAAGTTTCCCTAGAGAGGG CTGGGTGGAAGAGGACCCGAaagagattctgcagtccgtGTACGAGTGCATGGACCGAACCTGCGAGAAACTGACGCAGCTCAACATCGATATCTCCAACATCAAAG CCATTGGTGTGACTAATCAGCGAGAAACCACGCTGGTCTGGGACAAAGAAACGGGCGAGCCACTGTACAATGCGGTTG TGTGGCTGGACCTGCGTACACAGTCCACTGTGGAGAGACTCATCAACAACACGCCAGGCAGGAACAAAAATCACCTGAAG CACAAGACCGGTCTTCCCATCAGCACGTACTTCAGTGCCGTGAAGCTGCGCTGGTTAATGGACAACGTAGAGGAGGTGCACAAGGCCGTGCTTTCACACACAGCCATGTTCGGGACCATCGACTCCTGGCTCATATGG TGTCTAACTGGAGGAAAGAAGGGAGGTGTCCATGTAACAGACGTGACCAATGCAAGCAGGACCATGCTCTTCAATATACACACTATGGACTGGGATCCAGACCTCTGCAA CTATTTTGGCATACCAATGGAGATTCTGCCAAAAGTAAGGAGTTCTTCCGAGATCTACGGTTTAATG AAATCTGGTCCCCTCACTGGTGTTCCAATATCAGGG TGTCTAGGGGACCAGTCTGCCGCTCTGGTGGGACAGATGTGTTTTCAGGACGGCCAGGCCAAAAACAC TTATGGGACTGGCTGTTTCCTGCTCAGAAACACAGGAACAAAG CCGGTAATGTCAGATCATGGTCTCTTAACAACAGTAGCGTATAAACTGGGTCGAGACAAGCCAGCCTGCTATGCATTAGAG GGTTCAGTTGCCATAGCAGGGGCGGTGGTGCGCTGGTTGAAAGATAACCTCGGGATTATACAAAGTTCCACAGAGCTCG AGAAACTGGCCGCTGATGTTGGAACATCGTACGGCTGCTACTTCGTCCCCGCGTTTTCAGGTCTCTACGCCCCCTACTGGGAACCGAGCGCCAGAGG AATCATCTGTGGTTTAACTCAGTTCACGAACAGGAGTCACTTGGCCTTCGCTGCTCTTGAAGCGGTCTGCTTTCAGACACGAGAG ATCCTGGATGCGATGAATAAGGACAGTGGGATTCCTCTGACTCAGCTGCAGGTAGACGGAGGCATGACCTCGAACAGACTCCTCATGCAGCTCCAGGCTGATATTCTCTGCATTCCAGTCG TGAAGCCGTCCATGCCGGAGACGACCGCTCTCGGAGCAGCCATggcagcaggagcagcagagGGCGTCagtgtgtggagtttgaatCCTGAAGACCTCACTGAGGTCACCTCTGAGAAATTCGAACCCCAGATCAACCCCGAGG AGAGCGAGTTCCGTTACGCTCGCTGGAAGAAGGCCGTCCAGAGAGCCATGAACTGGGAGACTACAGAGCCAATCTGCAATGGAAACG GTTACAAGTAA
- the gk gene encoding glycerol kinase isoform X2 — MNGTMAASSNRIMLGPLVAAIDQGTSSTRFLVFNAKTAELLSHHQVEIQQSFPREGWVEEDPKEILQSVYECMDRTCEKLTQLNIDISNIKAIGVTNQRETTLVWDKETGEPLYNAVVWLDLRTQSTVERLINNTPGRNKNHLKHKTGLPISTYFSAVKLRWLMDNVEEVHKAVLSHTAMFGTIDSWLIWCLTGGKKGGVHVTDVTNASRTMLFNIHTMDWDPDLCNYFGIPMEILPKVRSSSEIYGLMKSGPLTGVPISGCLGDQSAALVGQMCFQDGQAKNTYGTGCFLLRNTGTKPVMSDHGLLTTVAYKLGRDKPACYALEGSVAIAGAVVRWLKDNLGIIQSSTELEKLAADVGTSYGCYFVPAFSGLYAPYWEPSARGIICGLTQFTNRSHLAFAALEAVCFQTREILDAMNKDSGIPLTQLQVDGGMTSNRLLMQLQADILCIPVVKPSMPETTALGAAMAAGAAEGVSVWSLNPEDLTEVTSEKFEPQINPEESEFRYARWKKAVQRAMNWETTEPICNGNEESNIFSSVPLGFYILGSMFMLIGAKYIAGYK, encoded by the exons ATGAATGGTACGATGGCTGCCTCGTCTAATAGGATCATGCTCGGGCCTCTTGTAGCCGCAATCGACCAGGGCACGAGCTCCACTCGGTTCTTG GTGTTTAATGCTAAAACTGCGGAGCTGCTTAGTCACCATCAAGTCGAGATCCAGCAAAGTTTCCCTAGAGAGGG CTGGGTGGAAGAGGACCCGAaagagattctgcagtccgtGTACGAGTGCATGGACCGAACCTGCGAGAAACTGACGCAGCTCAACATCGATATCTCCAACATCAAAG CCATTGGTGTGACTAATCAGCGAGAAACCACGCTGGTCTGGGACAAAGAAACGGGCGAGCCACTGTACAATGCGGTTG TGTGGCTGGACCTGCGTACACAGTCCACTGTGGAGAGACTCATCAACAACACGCCAGGCAGGAACAAAAATCACCTGAAG CACAAGACCGGTCTTCCCATCAGCACGTACTTCAGTGCCGTGAAGCTGCGCTGGTTAATGGACAACGTAGAGGAGGTGCACAAGGCCGTGCTTTCACACACAGCCATGTTCGGGACCATCGACTCCTGGCTCATATGG TGTCTAACTGGAGGAAAGAAGGGAGGTGTCCATGTAACAGACGTGACCAATGCAAGCAGGACCATGCTCTTCAATATACACACTATGGACTGGGATCCAGACCTCTGCAA CTATTTTGGCATACCAATGGAGATTCTGCCAAAAGTAAGGAGTTCTTCCGAGATCTACGGTTTAATG AAATCTGGTCCCCTCACTGGTGTTCCAATATCAGGG TGTCTAGGGGACCAGTCTGCCGCTCTGGTGGGACAGATGTGTTTTCAGGACGGCCAGGCCAAAAACAC TTATGGGACTGGCTGTTTCCTGCTCAGAAACACAGGAACAAAG CCGGTAATGTCAGATCATGGTCTCTTAACAACAGTAGCGTATAAACTGGGTCGAGACAAGCCAGCCTGCTATGCATTAGAG GGTTCAGTTGCCATAGCAGGGGCGGTGGTGCGCTGGTTGAAAGATAACCTCGGGATTATACAAAGTTCCACAGAGCTCG AGAAACTGGCCGCTGATGTTGGAACATCGTACGGCTGCTACTTCGTCCCCGCGTTTTCAGGTCTCTACGCCCCCTACTGGGAACCGAGCGCCAGAGG AATCATCTGTGGTTTAACTCAGTTCACGAACAGGAGTCACTTGGCCTTCGCTGCTCTTGAAGCGGTCTGCTTTCAGACACGAGAG ATCCTGGATGCGATGAATAAGGACAGTGGGATTCCTCTGACTCAGCTGCAGGTAGACGGAGGCATGACCTCGAACAGACTCCTCATGCAGCTCCAGGCTGATATTCTCTGCATTCCAGTCG TGAAGCCGTCCATGCCGGAGACGACCGCTCTCGGAGCAGCCATggcagcaggagcagcagagGGCGTCagtgtgtggagtttgaatCCTGAAGACCTCACTGAGGTCACCTCTGAGAAATTCGAACCCCAGATCAACCCCGAGG AGAGCGAGTTCCGTTACGCTCGCTGGAAGAAGGCCGTCCAGAGAGCCATGAACTGGGAGACTACAGAGCCAATCTGCAATGGAAACG AGGAATCTAATATCTTCAGTAGTGTTCCGCTGGGCTTTTACATTCTGGGTAGCATGTTTATGTTAATTGGAGCGAAATACAttgcag GTTACAAGTAA
- the gk gene encoding glycerol kinase isoform X1, giving the protein MNGTMAASSNRIMLGPLVAAIDQGTSSTRFLVFNAKTAELLSHHQVEIQQSFPREGWVEEDPKEILQSVYECMDRTCEKLTQLNIDISNIKAIGVTNQRETTLVWDKETGEPLYNAVVWLDLRTQSTVERLINNTPGRNKNHLKHKTGLPISTYFSAVKLRWLMDNVEEVHKAVLSHTAMFGTIDSWLIWCLTGGKKGGVHVTDVTNASRTMLFNIHTMDWDPDLCNYFGIPMEILPKVRSSSEIYGLMKSGPLTGVPISGCLGDQSAALVGQMCFQDGQAKNTYGTGCFLLRNTGTKPVMSDHGLLTTVAYKLGRDKPACYALEGSVAIAGAVVRWLKDNLGIIQSSTELEKLAADVGTSYGCYFVPAFSGLYAPYWEPSARGIICGLTQFTNRSHLAFAALEAVCFQTREILDAMNKDSGIPLTQLQVDGGMTSNRLLMQLQADILCIPVVKPSMPETTALGAAMAAGAAEGVSVWSLNPEDLTEVTSEKFEPQINPEESEFRYARWKKAVQRAMNWETTEPICNGNEESNIFSSVPLGFYILGSMFMLIGAKYIAGQCVFDTESDQSFVHACVFMLRSTKARNSNFPTSD; this is encoded by the exons ATGAATGGTACGATGGCTGCCTCGTCTAATAGGATCATGCTCGGGCCTCTTGTAGCCGCAATCGACCAGGGCACGAGCTCCACTCGGTTCTTG GTGTTTAATGCTAAAACTGCGGAGCTGCTTAGTCACCATCAAGTCGAGATCCAGCAAAGTTTCCCTAGAGAGGG CTGGGTGGAAGAGGACCCGAaagagattctgcagtccgtGTACGAGTGCATGGACCGAACCTGCGAGAAACTGACGCAGCTCAACATCGATATCTCCAACATCAAAG CCATTGGTGTGACTAATCAGCGAGAAACCACGCTGGTCTGGGACAAAGAAACGGGCGAGCCACTGTACAATGCGGTTG TGTGGCTGGACCTGCGTACACAGTCCACTGTGGAGAGACTCATCAACAACACGCCAGGCAGGAACAAAAATCACCTGAAG CACAAGACCGGTCTTCCCATCAGCACGTACTTCAGTGCCGTGAAGCTGCGCTGGTTAATGGACAACGTAGAGGAGGTGCACAAGGCCGTGCTTTCACACACAGCCATGTTCGGGACCATCGACTCCTGGCTCATATGG TGTCTAACTGGAGGAAAGAAGGGAGGTGTCCATGTAACAGACGTGACCAATGCAAGCAGGACCATGCTCTTCAATATACACACTATGGACTGGGATCCAGACCTCTGCAA CTATTTTGGCATACCAATGGAGATTCTGCCAAAAGTAAGGAGTTCTTCCGAGATCTACGGTTTAATG AAATCTGGTCCCCTCACTGGTGTTCCAATATCAGGG TGTCTAGGGGACCAGTCTGCCGCTCTGGTGGGACAGATGTGTTTTCAGGACGGCCAGGCCAAAAACAC TTATGGGACTGGCTGTTTCCTGCTCAGAAACACAGGAACAAAG CCGGTAATGTCAGATCATGGTCTCTTAACAACAGTAGCGTATAAACTGGGTCGAGACAAGCCAGCCTGCTATGCATTAGAG GGTTCAGTTGCCATAGCAGGGGCGGTGGTGCGCTGGTTGAAAGATAACCTCGGGATTATACAAAGTTCCACAGAGCTCG AGAAACTGGCCGCTGATGTTGGAACATCGTACGGCTGCTACTTCGTCCCCGCGTTTTCAGGTCTCTACGCCCCCTACTGGGAACCGAGCGCCAGAGG AATCATCTGTGGTTTAACTCAGTTCACGAACAGGAGTCACTTGGCCTTCGCTGCTCTTGAAGCGGTCTGCTTTCAGACACGAGAG ATCCTGGATGCGATGAATAAGGACAGTGGGATTCCTCTGACTCAGCTGCAGGTAGACGGAGGCATGACCTCGAACAGACTCCTCATGCAGCTCCAGGCTGATATTCTCTGCATTCCAGTCG TGAAGCCGTCCATGCCGGAGACGACCGCTCTCGGAGCAGCCATggcagcaggagcagcagagGGCGTCagtgtgtggagtttgaatCCTGAAGACCTCACTGAGGTCACCTCTGAGAAATTCGAACCCCAGATCAACCCCGAGG AGAGCGAGTTCCGTTACGCTCGCTGGAAGAAGGCCGTCCAGAGAGCCATGAACTGGGAGACTACAGAGCCAATCTGCAATGGAAACG AGGAATCTAATATCTTCAGTAGTGTTCCGCTGGGCTTTTACATTCTGGGTAGCATGTTTATGTTAATTGGAGCGAAATACAttgcaggtcagtgtgtgtttgacacTGAGAGTGACCAATCctttgtgcatgcatgtgtgtttatgCTGCGTTCGACTAAAGCTCGTAACTCGAATTTTCCGACCTCCGACTAG